In a genomic window of Marinitoga sp. 38H-ov:
- the cas8a1 gene encoding type I-B CRISPR-associated protein Cas8b1/Cst1 — MEKLKENYITLKLSDWLYNAGIVGLINILGEDNVRYKTYEKNSDLEYDEIEIKIDAFNNFEEKYFNYFINTYKNLNWYQLISYKEIIEHKIGQNEFSKEDIEIINKIIKSFKDNLKKASFKSAYDLIYKELNTLDILEEITKLKNITKSSNVELIKDNLLKLKNILVFLENPISKKYIVAKNVMYSIIKNAWNGVSFLNPQTKEKDMYIDYKNYFLEPFLEYKKLENDEIKKYKYTCFSCNRPMKKLDVNMSFIKNIGFDDARKPSNVWDFVNDTYICPVCKLVYSCIPAGFTYVYNKGLFVNLNHSIEDIYNINKRIIMKTYSDSINENDKYMFSYKTLLSSIYENLNKTTKYEYSDIQIVKLENEKYYFNILSKKTLSVLNKSSILLNEIINNYYYPTKKDDYKKDDYKDKIMLYEEIIFRITNNVELYSLINDLLRIKLSDRTNGYYSIRTINNLIKINLNYLSEVKDMKDFNESEVKQANYYGYLMRQFYLSKGSEHKLSGISYKLLNALKVNNKDSFMDTLLNSYLYVDKPVPKIIIEALDNNDIFKSVGYAYIAGLFGEYKKGDENNG; from the coding sequence ATATAATGCTGGAATAGTAGGATTGATAAATATTTTAGGTGAAGATAATGTTAGATATAAAACATATGAGAAAAATTCTGATTTGGAATATGATGAAATTGAAATCAAAATTGATGCATTTAATAATTTCGAAGAAAAATATTTTAACTATTTTATTAATACATATAAGAATTTAAATTGGTATCAATTGATTTCATATAAAGAAATAATAGAACATAAAATAGGACAAAATGAGTTTTCAAAAGAAGATATAGAGATAATAAATAAAATAATAAAATCTTTCAAAGATAATCTCAAAAAAGCCAGTTTTAAAAGTGCATACGATTTAATATATAAAGAATTAAATACTTTAGATATTTTAGAGGAAATAACTAAATTAAAAAATATAACTAAATCATCTAATGTTGAATTAATAAAAGATAATTTATTGAAATTAAAAAATATTCTTGTTTTCTTAGAAAATCCTATTTCAAAAAAATATATTGTAGCAAAAAACGTCATGTACTCTATTATTAAAAATGCATGGAATGGGGTGAGTTTTTTAAATCCCCAAACAAAAGAAAAAGATATGTATATTGATTATAAAAATTATTTTTTAGAACCATTCTTAGAATATAAAAAATTGGAAAATGATGAAATAAAAAAATACAAATATACTTGTTTTTCCTGTAATAGACCAATGAAAAAATTGGATGTAAATATGTCATTTATAAAAAATATTGGATTTGATGATGCAAGAAAACCTTCTAATGTATGGGATTTTGTTAACGATACATATATTTGTCCTGTCTGTAAGTTGGTTTATTCATGTATTCCTGCTGGATTTACATATGTGTATAATAAAGGGCTTTTTGTTAATTTAAATCATTCTATTGAAGATATTTATAATATAAATAAAAGAATAATAATGAAAACTTATAGTGACTCAATTAATGAAAATGATAAATATATGTTTTCATATAAGACATTATTAAGTAGTATATATGAAAATTTAAACAAAACAACGAAGTATGAATATTCTGATATTCAAATAGTAAAATTGGAAAATGAAAAATACTATTTTAATATTTTATCGAAAAAAACATTATCAGTTTTAAATAAATCTTCAATCCTTTTGAACGAAATAATAAATAATTATTATTATCCGACCAAAAAAGATGATTATAAAAAAGATGATTATAAAGATAAAATAATGTTATATGAGGAAATTATTTTTAGAATAACAAATAATGTAGAATTATACAGTCTAATAAATGATCTTTTAAGAATAAAACTTTCTGATAGAACAAATGGTTATTATTCAATAAGAACTATAAATAACTTAATTAAAATAAATTTAAATTATTTAAGCGAGGTGAAAGATATGAAAGATTTTAATGAAAGTGAAGTTAAACAAGCTAATTATTACGGATATTTAATGAGACAGTTTTATTTATCTAAAGGAAGTGAACACAAACTCTCGGGTATTTCATACAAGTTATTGAATGCATTAAAAGTAAATAATAAAGATAGCTTTATGGATACATTATTGAATAGTTATTTATATGTTGATAAGCCAGTTCCAAAAATAATTATAGAAGCCTTAGATAATAACGACATTTTCAAAAGTGTAGGATATGCATATATAGCTGGATTATTTGGAGAATATAAGAAAGGGGATGAAAATAATGGATAA